The nucleotide window CCCGGCGTGATCGCCTCGGTCGGCTACATGGACCCGGGCAACTTCGCGACCAACATCCAGGCCGGGTCGACCTACGGCTATGAGCTGCTTTGGGTGGTGCTGCTGTCGAGCCTCGTGGCGATGCTGTTTCAGGCGATGTCAGCCAAGCTCGGGATCGTGACCGGCCGTAGTCTCGCGGAACTCTGTCGCGACGAATTTCCGCGTCCGCTTGTGATCGGCATGTGGATCGGCTCGGAGATCGCCGCGATGGCGACCGATCTGGCAGAGTTCGTGGGTGCGGCGATGGGAATCTCGCTGCTCTTTCACCTGGCGATCGGGTGGGGATTGCTGATTACCGGCGCTATCACTATCGGGATTCTGTCGCTCGATAAAAAGGGTTTCCGTCCGCTCGAAATCGTCATTGCCGCGCTCATCACCGTCATCGGTCTGAGCTATCTATGCGAACTCGTGATCGCACCACCGGACTGGCACGCTGCCATCTTTCACACCTTCGTGCCGCATCTGCATGGCAACGACGCGCTGATGCTCGCAGTGGGCATCATCGGCGCGACCATCATGCCGCACACGATTTATCTGCACTCGGGTCTGACGCAGAACCGTGCGCCGGCGCGCAACAATGACCAGCGTCGCAAGCTGGTGCGGTTTTCAAACCGTGAAGTGGTGATCGCACTGGGCTTTGCTGGCCTCGTGAACCTTGCGATGGTGGCGATGTCCGCTTCCGTGTTCAGCAAGAAGGCGCCGGGCATTTCCGACTTCACGGTGGCGTATCACACGCTCACGCCTGTTCTTGGTGCCGGAGCGGCAGCACTGTTCCTCGTTTCACTGCTGGCCTCTGGTATCTCCAGCGCAGTGGTGGGAACGATGGCCGGTCAAAACATCATGCAGGGCTTTGTCGGATTCAAGACGCCAGTGCTGGCACGACGCCTCATCACGATGGTGCCGGCGGTCATTGTCTGCATGACGTGCAATCCGATGAACGCAATGGTGGACAGCCAGATCGTGCTCAGCATCGTCCTGCCAGTCCCGCTCATTGCGCTCGTGGTGCTGTCGTCGCGTCGCTCAGTGATGGGTCGATTCGCTGCGTGCCGGAAGCTGATCGGCACGGCCGTCGTCGCCACCGGCGTGATTCTGGCCCTGAACGTAATGCTCATCTGGCAGTCGGTCGTCTCGTAACAGCGCGCGAGTGCGAAGCGCGACTTCGTGGCTGGCGCTATTGACGGCAGTCATCCTTGTTTCTGGAGCAGCGTGGTCAGGCCGCTGAAGATCCATGCCCGTATGCACACTGTCGATTCCCGTGAAATCTTCAAGCCGTGTGCCGCCCTCGGTAAGAAGAAACTGCCGGAAGTCGCGAGCCGCCGGCGGCAGGGGACGGTCCGCGCGATGCGCTACACACCAGTGGCGTTTAAGCGGAAAGCCCTGCACGTCGAGCACCTTGAGCAAACCGGCGCGCACTTCGGACTGAACTGCTTGGGCGGACAGAAAGCTGATGCCCATGCCCGCCATGACCGACTGCTTGATCGCTTCTTCGCAGCCGATTTCCATGAAACGCGGTGTCGATTCGCGACTGCAGAATGTCTCGTTGGCGGCGTTGCGGGTGTCAGTCCCGCTCTCCCGCACGATCAGGCATTCGAGCGCGATGCGCGCATAGGGAATGTCGGCTTCGTAAGCAAGCGGGTGAGTCGGCGCCGCAACCAGTACGAAGGGATTAGGTGCAAACGGTTCGGCTACGATGGCAGGGCCGTCCGGCGCGTGCACCATCACGGCGAGGTCGATCTGGTCGCTTCGCAGCAAGGTGATGAGTTGATCGCGACTGCGCACCGTCATGTCGAGATCGACCCCTGTCTTGCCCTGCATGAACGAGTTGATCAGATGCGGAAAGAAGTAACTGCCCGAGGTAATCAACCCGACTCGCAGACGCTGGATGCCACCGGTCATGAGGTCCGCCAGTGATTGCTCGGCGGTCTTCAGATCCGCGAGAATCACGCGGCAATGACGCAGAATCAGCTTGCCTGCTTCGGTCAGCGAGATCCGCTTGCCGGTGTGACAGAACAGCGGCAAGCCGGCCTGATCCTCCATCTGCTTGATCTGCATCGATACGGCCGGCTGGGTCAGGTGAAGGTCCTCAGCCGCGCGGGAAAAACTCAAGTTGCGCGCCACGCTTTCGAAAGTCTTGAGTTGTCGAATCGTTATATTTCTCATGTGAGACCGTGCGTCTCCTTTCAGAATCGTAAAAACGCCCGCGGGGAAATCTGGGCTCTACGGCAGTTTATCCGTAGAACGCGACACAATGTCGCAATAGTGAATTGGTGTTGGCGACACAATCTTTTTTGTATCTCTGTCTTTCAGAAGCGTACTGAACATTAGATCCGATTCGTTTTGGATGGAAGTACATTGGAGATCAGTGCCAATTCCGCGAAGGACACTTGGAACGTAGAACGATAGAGACAGACTAAGC belongs to Paraburkholderia sp. FT54 and includes:
- a CDS encoding Nramp family divalent metal transporter translates to MLMAIKRTASYALSGESTADAVTAMRDALDNKRRGIRALLPFAGPGVIASVGYMDPGNFATNIQAGSTYGYELLWVVLLSSLVAMLFQAMSAKLGIVTGRSLAELCRDEFPRPLVIGMWIGSEIAAMATDLAEFVGAAMGISLLFHLAIGWGLLITGAITIGILSLDKKGFRPLEIVIAALITVIGLSYLCELVIAPPDWHAAIFHTFVPHLHGNDALMLAVGIIGATIMPHTIYLHSGLTQNRAPARNNDQRRKLVRFSNREVVIALGFAGLVNLAMVAMSASVFSKKAPGISDFTVAYHTLTPVLGAGAAALFLVSLLASGISSAVVGTMAGQNIMQGFVGFKTPVLARRLITMVPAVIVCMTCNPMNAMVDSQIVLSIVLPVPLIALVVLSSRRSVMGRFAACRKLIGTAVVATGVILALNVMLIWQSVVS
- a CDS encoding LysR substrate-binding domain-containing protein, with amino-acid sequence MRNITIRQLKTFESVARNLSFSRAAEDLHLTQPAVSMQIKQMEDQAGLPLFCHTGKRISLTEAGKLILRHCRVILADLKTAEQSLADLMTGGIQRLRVGLITSGSYFFPHLINSFMQGKTGVDLDMTVRSRDQLITLLRSDQIDLAVMVHAPDGPAIVAEPFAPNPFVLVAAPTHPLAYEADIPYARIALECLIVRESGTDTRNAANETFCSRESTPRFMEIGCEEAIKQSVMAGMGISFLSAQAVQSEVRAGLLKVLDVQGFPLKRHWCVAHRADRPLPPAARDFRQFLLTEGGTRLEDFTGIDSVHTGMDLQRPDHAAPETRMTAVNSASHEVALRTRALLRDDRLPDEHYVQGQNHAGGDDGRADQLPARSESTHH